The Gordonia iterans DNA window GCCCCCTCCAGGCATTGGGTGCGTCCGCCTTTGACCACCTCGGTACCGAAAGCCAGATCCGGTCCCTCGGTGATCCCGGTGTTCCGGCGCCAGTTCTTCATCAGTGAGAAAAACTGGTCGAGCTCGTGATTCCAATCCGACCTCGTCCAGTCCCTGCCCGGGTGCTTGGTGCCGGCGCAGAAGTGGCCGACATAGTGGGTGCCCATCTCATGACCCGCGTACCAGGTCCGATTGAGGTACCCGATCTGTTCGATCACCTCGGACTCGGTGCCGCCGAACGCGAGCGCCGCTTCTCCGGGTCGGTGCCCCGGACCGCGGTACTCGGTGCGCGCGTCGTCGGTGAGGAAGTAGAGCCCGGTCATGAGTGCGGTGAAGCGTGAGTCGGTCTCCTCGGCGGCCTTCAGGAACTCGTCCCAGTTGGGTGTGACGCCGACGCCGTCAAAGGAGAACAGGATGAACTGGGGCGGTCGTTCGCCGGGCGTCAGCTTCTTCATCGGGACGTTCGAGGGACGCCGGGTCTGCCCGGCCGAATCGGTGGTCGACGACGCGATACCTGGATGGCGTCGGGGTTCCCCGTCGATCTCTGCGGTGCAAGCGGTAACGAGGAGGGCAATGACAGCGCTCAGTGAAGCGATCATTCGCTTGACGACAGGGGGCAGCGGCATGCAGTGTCCAGACGGTCGGGTGCGGCACCGGCGCTTTGAGCCGGTGACGTCGACAGTAGTTTTCCGGAGCCTATGAACACCAATCCATGACATTTTCCCGAGCACAAGTCTGAATTGATTGAAGGAAGTTCGAGCAGTTCCAGGCCGAACAATAGTGAAAGGCCGCCGGACGACAGTTCCGGCGGCCTTTCCTGGTGGAGGACATACGGATCGAACGTATCGAAGGCGCCCCAACCGGCGCATCCCCCTCGTATGTGCCAAGGTGGCTATTGAGATTTAAGCAAATGGCACCGGAGAAGGCAACCCACGGGCAAATGTACAAGCAAGTATTGTGTCCACGAAAGCATGATGTGTGGGATTCGGGCGCGGTGACGGGTGGCGGTGTCATAGCGTCGTAGCAACATTGCTGGTCTGAGAGGGTTGCTGGGTGGGACGCAGGGCACTGACTGAGGAGGACCGCGCCGAGATCGCGGTCGGGGTGAAAGCCGGGTGGACGCTGACGAAGATCGCCGATGGGATCGGGCGGTGTAAGTCGATCGTGTCCCGGGAGGTACGCCGCAACGCGACCGCGACGGGACGGTATCGGCCGGTTCATGCGGGCAGGGCCGCCGCGGCGCGACGGTCCCGTCCCCAGCTTCATGCTGTGGCTGCTGATCCGCGAGTACCTGCCCAAGGGCACCGAGATCACCAGCCACCAGCCCTACCTCGAGGCGATCGCCCACGAGCTCAACGAACGCCCCCGCGCGTGCCTGGGCTACTACACGCCAGGGAGAAGTTCGAAATCCTGCTACGCAGCCACGTTGCTTCCACGGCTTGACACCGCCGGTAACGGTATTGGCTGACGAGGTGACTGCGGTATGCTGGTGGCTGTGCCAGTGTGCCTCCAGGGACCGTATGCGGCGCCGCACGGGGGAGACGGCGGCCTGCCCGCGGAGAACACGCAGGAGCGCGAGCTGACGTTCGCGAACGCGGGACTCGGCGTCGGCATCGAGGTCGTTCGACACGGCCGCTGTGATTCCATCGATTGGGATATGACTCATCCTCAGCATAAGCTGCTGGTCTGGCGGCGCGGGGTGATGAAGTCGAAAGAGGCCGAGTTCGAGGGATGTGGCCCACGTGGGCGCATCGTTCCACGGCCCAGCAATTTGTGGATCATCCCCGCGGGAATGCGATCGTCCGGTGGCGCGAGGGACGCGGCCCTCGAATACGTTGATCTGACAATCCCTACGTCCGCCGTCCGCGATGCAGAACTCAAACCCGTTCTCGGTCGGCGTGATCCCCTGGTCCACCAGTTGGTCGAGCGATTGTGCAGCACCGCTGGCCGCGACGACGTCGTGTCGCGTTTGCTGCGCGAATCGCTGACCGACAGCCTCCGGCTCCACCTGCTCGACGCCTACGGAAGCTCTCCCGCCCAACCAGAGCGAGCTATCCGCGAGTTCGACGACGCCGCCAAACAGCAGCTGATCGACTTCCTCCACGATTCGGTTGATCAGGACATCTGCACGGAGTCGCTGGCCGAACTCATGGGAATTCCGGTGGCCCGCTTCCGGCGAGCCTTCGCGCGTTCCTTCCGTGTCACGCCGCATCAGTTCGTCCTCGACCTGCGGATCGAGAAGGCCAAGTCGCTCCTGGTGAGCTCTGCGCTGCCCGTGGCTGCGGTCGCGGAGAGAACGGGGTTCGCCAGCCCGAGTCACTTCGCCACCACATTCAAATCCCGCGTCGGGGTAACGCCGACGGCGTACCGTGCCGGCAGGCGATAGCCGGACCAGGCAGGGAGTGACGAATCGTTCACGCCGCAGTGGTCATCACCTATGTCCTCAAAATGACCCGCGATCGTGCGGGTCGAATCGACTTTCGAAAAGCGGCGGCACTTTCAAAATAGCGGTAACGGCGGACCGATCGCGATCAAGCGGTGTTAACCTGCCCGGAGTGATGAAGATCAGGACCGCCGCTACTGTGGATAGTGTGCGATGAGTCGACAGCGCAAGAACATGGGTTCTCAGAACATGACGACTGATGATCTTCCCGCGGATCGCCGTCGAAGGGCCGTGCCCGATCTGCATCGCCTGGAGCAATTCGTCGCCGTGGTCGAGCGGGGATCGCTGACCGAAGCGGCGGCGGACCTCGGAGTCACTCAGCAGGCTCTGTCAGTGGCGATCCGGGGCCTCGAGGAACATGTGGGCGCCCAGCTCTTCGCGCGATCACGCGGTATGCGGCCCTCGGCCGCCGGACTCCGGCTGTACGAATCGGCACGGGTCCTGCTGGCGGGTGCGCAACGGATGATCCCGGATGTGCAGGCGGTCGCCAACGGACACCCAGAAGTGCTCCGTATCGGTTACTCGCCGGCGATCTCATCGCTGGATGTGTTCGATGTGGTCCGCGATCACCTCCCGTCGGGCGCGCGTCTCCATCTGGAGCGACTGTTCCCCGGTGCCCTGCGCGCGCGACTCGAGTCCGGTGGAATCGACGTCGCCTTCCGTCGAGGCGTGACCGCAGCGGAAGGCCTTGAGAGTGTGGTCGTGGGTTTCGGCCGGCTGAACGTAGCGGTCCGGTCGCAGACTGCGCTGTCGATCGCCCCGGCTGAACTCCACCTGCAGGATCTGTCGGGGCACCCGCTGATCCTGTGGGCGCCCGAGAGCCGGTCGAGTTACGCGGCGTTTCTGCTAGCCCAGTGCCGCCGCGTCGGCTTTGAGCCGCAGGTCGAGGTGAGCCCGTTCCAAGGTCTGGATCAGGTCGCGGCTCCGTTGGCGATGGGGTGGGGATACTCGCTGGTGGCGGTGGACCCCGGTGCCTACTGCGGTGGGCGGGTCACGGTGCGGCCGTTACTGGAGGAGATCAAGGCGCCGCTGCAGGCGCAGTGGTTGCCGACCTCCCGGACAGGGCTGGTCGGCAACGTGACGAGAGCTCTAGCAGCGCTGCCACGGGCATCTTCGACGAACTCGGGATCTGGCGTCTCCGGGCACGCGGCGGAGCACGTTCTGTAGCGGGCCGCGGTACCGCTGGTCGAGCAGTGAAGACCGTCCGCGTCTTCAGCGCCGGTACGGGGGACGCAGCCAATCCCACTCCAGTCCGACCCAGCCGCCGGCCAGGTTCAGCGCGCCGGTGACCCACAGCGTCGCCAGCACGATCGCACAGGTCCCGATCGCGAGCACGGCCTGCGCCAGGCGGTTGCCGTCGATGTAGCGCGAGTAGAAGTGGTTGAGCTTGCCCATGATCCAGTGCCGGAGCCGCGCGGCCCATTCGAGCTCCTGGGAGAGGATCAGCAGGCCGAGGAAGACGATCGCCCAGCCGGGACCCGGATAGGGGATCGCGATGATCCCGACGGCGGTCACCAGCGTGCCGACGCCGATCGTCAGATAGCGCAGGGTCCAGCCGAACCGGTGATTGTGCCGGATGTGGTGATAGCGGCTGCCCAGGCCTCTGACCGCATTGGCTACTGAAGACATCATCTCGCCTGATGATACCGAGGGTCGCGCAGAACGTCCGGTCTGAGTGGTTCGGCGGAGTCCGTGTCCGGGTGAGGCGCAGGGACAGGGCTGCGCCGGCGAGGAGTGCATCGTCGTACGTCCCGACTAAGGTCGGTAGGCATGGAACCCGTCTACGACACCGTGATCGGCATGGCCCGCACCCTGTGGCTCGCACAGGGCCTCAAGTTCAAGATCTCCGGCGTCGAGAACGTGCCGGTCGACGGGCCGGGCGTGGTGGCGATCAACCACACCGGCTACCTCGACTTCACGCTCGCGGGCATCCCGGCGTTCCTGCAGGGCAAGCGCAAGGTCCGGTTCATGGCGAAGAAGGAGGTCTTCGACAACAAGGTCGGCGGCCCCGTCATGCGGGCGCTCAAGCACATCCCCGTCGATCGCGGCAGCGGCGCGGAGAGCTACCAGGCGGCGGTCGAGTACCTGAAGAACGGCGAACTGGTCGGGGTCTACCCGGAGGCGACCATCAGCCGCAGCTTCGAGATCAAGACACTCAAGTCGGGCGCGGCGCGGATGGCGCTCGAGTCGGGTGCACCGATCATCCCGACCGTCATCTGGGGCGCCCAGCGGATCTGGACCAAGGGTCACCCGAAAGCGCTCGGACGCCACAACTTCAAGATCGCGATCGGCGTGTGCGAGCCGATCGTGCCCGACGGCACCGCCGAGGAGATCACCCGGCGGCTGCACGATTCGATGTCGGCCAAGCTCGACGAACTACAGGAGTTCTACGCCGAGTGGAACGGGCCGTACCCGGCGGGGGAGTTCTGGGTGCCGGCCAAGTTCGGCGGCGGAGCGCCGACGCTGGAGGAGGCGAACGCGATGGACGCCGCCGATGCGGAGGCGAAGGCGAAGAAGCGGGCCGAACAGCCTGCGGACGGCCGGGCCGGCGAACAGCGAGACGAAGGCGACCGATAGCGACGCCGGGCCGCGTGCCGACGGCGCCGCCACGGGAGAGGATGGCGATGGAACCGGTGTTCCGCACACTGGAGATCACCGCGGGTGCGCTGGTGCGGTTGCAGGGGACCACGCGCCGCTACTTCGGTCTGGAGAACGTTCCGAGGATCGGAGGCTTCGTGCTCGCGCTCAACCACAACGGCTACCTGGACTTCCTGGTCCCGGGTCTCGGGTTGTACCGGGCGGGCCGGCGGGGCCGATTCATGATCAAGTCCG harbors:
- a CDS encoding helix-turn-helix transcriptional regulator, coding for MLVAVPVCLQGPYAAPHGGDGGLPAENTQERELTFANAGLGVGIEVVRHGRCDSIDWDMTHPQHKLLVWRRGVMKSKEAEFEGCGPRGRIVPRPSNLWIIPAGMRSSGGARDAALEYVDLTIPTSAVRDAELKPVLGRRDPLVHQLVERLCSTAGRDDVVSRLLRESLTDSLRLHLLDAYGSSPAQPERAIREFDDAAKQQLIDFLHDSVDQDICTESLAELMGIPVARFRRAFARSFRVTPHQFVLDLRIEKAKSLLVSSALPVAAVAERTGFASPSHFATTFKSRVGVTPTAYRAGRR
- a CDS encoding LysR family transcriptional regulator; amino-acid sequence: MTTDDLPADRRRRAVPDLHRLEQFVAVVERGSLTEAAADLGVTQQALSVAIRGLEEHVGAQLFARSRGMRPSAAGLRLYESARVLLAGAQRMIPDVQAVANGHPEVLRIGYSPAISSLDVFDVVRDHLPSGARLHLERLFPGALRARLESGGIDVAFRRGVTAAEGLESVVVGFGRLNVAVRSQTALSIAPAELHLQDLSGHPLILWAPESRSSYAAFLLAQCRRVGFEPQVEVSPFQGLDQVAAPLAMGWGYSLVAVDPGAYCGGRVTVRPLLEEIKAPLQAQWLPTSRTGLVGNVTRALAALPRASSTNSGSGVSGHAAEHVL
- a CDS encoding TIGR02611 family protein; protein product: MSSVANAVRGLGSRYHHIRHNHRFGWTLRYLTIGVGTLVTAVGIIAIPYPGPGWAIVFLGLLILSQELEWAARLRHWIMGKLNHFYSRYIDGNRLAQAVLAIGTCAIVLATLWVTGALNLAGGWVGLEWDWLRPPYRR
- a CDS encoding lysophospholipid acyltransferase family protein; the protein is MEPVYDTVIGMARTLWLAQGLKFKISGVENVPVDGPGVVAINHTGYLDFTLAGIPAFLQGKRKVRFMAKKEVFDNKVGGPVMRALKHIPVDRGSGAESYQAAVEYLKNGELVGVYPEATISRSFEIKTLKSGAARMALESGAPIIPTVIWGAQRIWTKGHPKALGRHNFKIAIGVCEPIVPDGTAEEITRRLHDSMSAKLDELQEFYAEWNGPYPAGEFWVPAKFGGGAPTLEEANAMDAADAEAKAKKRAEQPADGRAGEQRDEGDR